A portion of the Micromonospora tarapacensis genome contains these proteins:
- the eccCa gene encoding type VII secretion protein EccCa, with protein MSTVVVKRPARQPEPEYPSGEVLLEAPPEVPAPSGKAWGQMMMMLPMLAGSFAMALMFAGRGGSTLGYVTGGLFGLSAIGMLGSQLTNNSGGPGKQEMLQKRREYMSHLSRQRRRVLKTVRKQREAAFYRHPDPDSLWSLPLGPRLWERRRGDVDFATVRIGLGPQELATPLVPPPATSLEKLEPMCALALRRFLTTYGEVPDLPVTMALNGFARVHLRGDADAARGMIRAVLAQATAFHAPDDMLVAICVAPDRRAEWEWTKWLPHALHPSRTDALGQLRLVAPSVTGLEAMLDDVLASRPRFNASGGAPHVGGPHVLVVIDGGDTAGSDHLMTDGGVEGVTLLDLSTPAPRVLDRARLVLDVTTDRRLRSTTVDGPAEIGRADGCQVAEIEAMAMQLAPLRLSAASRGSGDTPLTTELGLAELLDLGDPYEFDVDRAWQPRPNRDRLRVPIGVGTDGGPVELDLKESAQDGMGPHGLLIGATGSGKSELLRTLVLALAASHSSESLNFVLVDFKGGATFTRLDGLPHTSAVITNLADELPLVDRMTDSINGELVRRQELLRAAGNYASQRDYEKARAAGAPLTPLPSLLIICDEFSELLTAKPDFIDMFVQIGRVGRSLGVHLLLASQRLEEGRLRGLDTHLSYRIGLRTFSAMESRVVLGATDAYELPRSPGHGYLRFGTEPLVRFKAAYVSGTYRSRTAAAVAAGDGEDRVREYSTTYVAPPVTRAPKQEEAPEPVDGIGESVLDILVGRLAGRGKPAHQVWLPPLAEPPTLDQLLPPMTADPSRGVTVAHAGLLGELQVAVGIVDKPFEQRRDVLWFDLAGSAGHAVIVGGPQSGKSTVLRTVVTSLALTHTPREAQVYCLDLGSSALSSLRDLPHVGSVATRLDAGLVRRTVAELQLLMGERERRFAERGVDSMTEYRRARRHGQHNDDPFGDIFLVIDGWATLRSEFEDLEPTVNDIANRGLSFGIHLIVTAGRWMDLRPAVRDVFGTRLELRLADAGDSNLDRRAAMNVPEKSPGRGITPAGQQFLAALPRADGAQEAESLSEGARKLVTDLAAAWQGPGAPPIRLLPPVVPYGSLPSTGRPGVPIGIAEVDLQPVHLDFAADPHFILFGDGESGKSTFLRALAQAIVDGHELTEARLVLVDYRRSLLGDIDTPHLIGYGSTAQVTESIVTEVATVMRDRLPPPDISAERLRARDWWKGPDLYVLVDDYDLVAGAGSNPLTPLLEFLPQARDIGLHLVIARRTGGASRALYEPVLMRLREISTPGIVMSGNRDEGVLLGTVRPGPLPPGRGWLVSRRGGTRLVQLVHLPQRS; from the coding sequence GTGAGCACGGTGGTCGTCAAACGACCCGCCCGGCAGCCGGAACCGGAGTATCCCTCCGGCGAGGTCCTGCTGGAGGCACCGCCCGAGGTGCCCGCACCCAGCGGCAAGGCCTGGGGGCAGATGATGATGATGCTGCCGATGCTCGCCGGATCCTTCGCGATGGCACTGATGTTCGCCGGCCGGGGCGGCTCGACCCTCGGCTACGTCACCGGTGGGCTGTTCGGGCTCTCTGCCATCGGCATGCTCGGCTCCCAGCTGACCAACAACTCCGGCGGCCCGGGCAAGCAGGAGATGCTCCAGAAACGCCGCGAGTACATGTCCCACCTGTCCCGCCAGCGCCGCCGGGTGCTCAAGACGGTCCGCAAGCAGCGCGAGGCCGCTTTCTACCGGCACCCCGATCCGGACAGTCTCTGGTCGCTGCCGCTGGGCCCACGGCTGTGGGAGCGCCGACGCGGTGACGTGGACTTCGCCACCGTGCGGATCGGGCTGGGGCCGCAGGAGCTGGCCACGCCGCTGGTGCCGCCGCCGGCCACGTCGCTGGAAAAGCTGGAGCCGATGTGCGCGCTGGCGCTGCGCCGGTTCCTGACCACCTACGGCGAGGTGCCGGACCTGCCGGTGACCATGGCATTGAACGGATTCGCCCGGGTGCACCTGCGCGGCGACGCCGACGCCGCCCGGGGGATGATCCGCGCGGTTCTCGCCCAGGCCACGGCGTTCCACGCGCCGGACGACATGCTCGTCGCGATCTGCGTGGCGCCGGACCGGCGGGCCGAGTGGGAGTGGACGAAGTGGCTGCCGCACGCCCTGCACCCGTCGCGCACCGACGCGCTCGGTCAGCTGCGCCTGGTGGCGCCCTCGGTGACCGGCCTGGAAGCAATGCTCGACGACGTGCTGGCCAGCCGGCCCCGGTTCAACGCCTCAGGTGGGGCACCGCACGTCGGCGGGCCGCACGTGCTGGTGGTCATCGACGGTGGCGACACCGCCGGTTCGGACCATCTGATGACCGACGGCGGAGTGGAGGGTGTCACCCTGCTCGACCTGTCCACCCCGGCGCCCCGCGTACTCGACCGGGCGCGGCTGGTGCTGGACGTCACGACGGACCGCCGGCTGCGCAGTACCACTGTGGACGGACCGGCGGAGATCGGTCGGGCCGACGGGTGCCAGGTGGCGGAGATCGAGGCGATGGCCATGCAGTTGGCCCCGCTGCGCCTGTCGGCCGCCTCCCGGGGCAGCGGCGACACCCCGCTCACCACCGAGCTGGGCCTCGCCGAGTTGCTCGACCTCGGCGATCCGTACGAGTTCGACGTCGACCGGGCGTGGCAACCGCGCCCCAATCGCGACCGGCTGCGGGTGCCGATCGGGGTGGGCACCGACGGCGGGCCGGTGGAACTGGATCTGAAGGAGTCGGCGCAGGACGGCATGGGCCCGCACGGGCTGCTCATCGGCGCGACCGGTTCCGGCAAGTCGGAGCTGTTGCGCACGCTGGTGCTCGCGCTGGCGGCCTCGCACTCGTCGGAGAGCCTCAACTTCGTCCTGGTCGACTTCAAGGGTGGTGCCACGTTCACCCGGTTGGACGGCCTGCCGCACACCAGCGCGGTGATCACAAACCTGGCCGACGAGTTGCCCCTGGTGGACCGGATGACCGACTCCATAAACGGCGAGCTGGTGCGCCGGCAGGAGTTGCTGCGCGCGGCGGGCAACTACGCCTCGCAGCGCGACTACGAGAAGGCCCGGGCGGCCGGTGCCCCGCTGACTCCGCTGCCGAGCCTGCTCATCATCTGTGACGAATTCTCCGAGCTGCTCACCGCGAAGCCCGACTTCATCGACATGTTCGTCCAGATCGGTCGGGTCGGCCGGTCGCTCGGCGTGCATCTGCTGCTGGCGAGCCAGCGCCTGGAGGAGGGGCGACTGCGGGGACTCGACACCCACCTGTCGTACCGGATCGGCCTGCGGACGTTCTCCGCGATGGAGTCCCGGGTGGTGCTCGGTGCCACCGACGCGTACGAGCTGCCCCGCTCACCGGGGCACGGCTACCTGCGCTTCGGCACCGAGCCGCTGGTGCGGTTCAAGGCCGCCTACGTCTCCGGCACCTACCGCAGCAGGACCGCCGCCGCGGTCGCGGCCGGCGACGGCGAGGACCGGGTACGCGAGTACAGCACCACCTACGTCGCGCCGCCGGTGACCCGCGCACCGAAGCAGGAGGAGGCGCCCGAGCCCGTCGACGGGATCGGCGAGAGTGTGCTGGACATTCTCGTCGGCCGGCTCGCGGGTCGGGGCAAGCCGGCGCACCAGGTGTGGCTGCCGCCGCTGGCCGAGCCGCCCACGCTCGACCAGTTGCTGCCCCCGATGACCGCGGATCCCAGCCGGGGGGTGACCGTGGCGCACGCCGGGCTGCTGGGCGAGTTGCAGGTGGCGGTCGGCATCGTCGACAAGCCCTTCGAGCAACGCCGGGACGTGCTCTGGTTCGACCTGGCCGGCTCGGCCGGCCACGCGGTCATCGTCGGCGGCCCGCAGAGCGGCAAGAGCACCGTACTGCGGACGGTCGTCACGTCGCTGGCGCTGACCCACACCCCCAGGGAGGCCCAGGTGTACTGCCTCGACCTGGGCAGCAGCGCGCTCTCCTCGCTGCGCGACCTGCCGCACGTCGGCTCGGTGGCGACCCGCCTCGACGCCGGCCTGGTCCGGCGTACGGTCGCCGAGCTGCAACTGCTGATGGGCGAACGGGAACGGCGGTTCGCCGAGCGCGGCGTCGACTCGATGACCGAGTACCGGCGGGCTCGGCGGCACGGCCAGCACAATGACGATCCGTTCGGCGACATCTTCCTGGTCATCGACGGCTGGGCGACGCTGCGGAGCGAGTTCGAAGACCTCGAACCCACCGTCAACGACATCGCCAACCGGGGACTCTCCTTCGGCATCCACCTGATCGTCACCGCCGGCCGCTGGATGGACCTGCGCCCGGCCGTCCGGGACGTCTTCGGCACCCGGTTGGAACTGCGGCTGGCCGACGCCGGCGATTCCAACCTGGACCGCCGGGCCGCGATGAACGTGCCGGAGAAGTCGCCGGGTCGCGGCATCACGCCGGCCGGTCAGCAGTTCCTGGCGGCGCTGCCACGGGCGGACGGCGCGCAGGAGGCGGAGAGCCTGTCCGAGGGGGCGCGCAAGCTGGTCACCGATCTGGCCGCCGCCTGGCAGGGCCCCGGGGCCCCGCCGATCCGGCTGCTGCCGCCGGTGGTGCCGTACGGCAGTCTGCCGAGCACCGGACGCCCCGGCGTGCCGATCGGCATTGCCGAGGTGGACCTCCAGCCGGTGCACCTGGACTTCGCCGCCGACCCGCACTTCATCCTGTTCGGCGACGGTGAGTCGGGCAAGAGCACCTTCCTGCGGGCGCTGGCCCAGGCCATCGTCGACGGCCATGAGCTGACCGAGGCGCGGCTGGTCCTGGTGGACTACCGGCGTAGCCTGCTCGGCGACATCGACACGCCGCACCTGATCGGGTACGGCTCGACGGCGCAGGTCACCGAGAGCATCGTGACCGAGGTGGCCACGGTGATGCGGGACCGGCTACCGCCGCCCGACATCAGTGCCGAGCGGCTGCGGGCGCGTGACTGGTGGAAGGGCCCGGACCTCTACGTACTGGTCGACGATTACGACCTGGTGGCCGGCGCCGGCAGCAACCCGCTGACCCCGTTGCTGGAATTCCTCCCCCAGGCCCGGGACATCGGCCTGCACCTGGTCATCGCCCGGCGGACCGGCGGTGCGAGCCGGGCGCTGTACGAGCCGGTGCTCATGCGGCTGCGTGAGATCAGCACGCCGGGCATCGTGATGTCCGGCAACCGGGACGAGGGGGTGCTGCTCGGCACCGTCCGGCCCGGGCCGCTGCCACCGGGCCGGGGCTGGCTGGTGTCCCGGCGTGGTGGCACCCGGCTGGTGCAGTTGGTGCACCTTCCGCAGCGCTCGTGA
- the eccD gene encoding type VII secretion integral membrane protein EccD encodes MVTQAGTGLARIAVVAPSRRLDLALPEHLPLVGLLPAVLRQADEEPSDGTSHGGWMLRRGDGSAIDLARTLAAQNVRDGETLHLVPRRTEWPELTYDDLMEAVADGARRRGVTWTPFATRLTGLIVAGVLLLLGLVVIVTSSEPGWLGGVVALGAAGMLLICGIVLSRAMADSLAGAVVAAAGLPYAFVGGVLVIGTGESVWALGAPHVLLGSAVLLLSGLFGLLGVGDATRVFVAAVFVGCWGMVGGLLALGTMDAAQGTAIVVGAVTLLLPAMPLLSVRLGKMPMPALPRTAEDLLRDEPQPKREVVYQATARADEVFTGMIFGSFVVAIGCLVVLSATGTLSALLLAGIISLGYLLRARLVSTVRHRVPMLAVGLVGLGLLPLVGAADASTATRVLAVLPVALVSAAISAAAGLAYSRRAPSPRLARLGDMLDILLQLAVVPVACSVLGLYAFMRAING; translated from the coding sequence GTGGTCACCCAGGCCGGAACCGGACTCGCGCGTATCGCCGTCGTCGCACCCAGCCGCCGGCTGGATCTCGCCCTGCCCGAGCATCTGCCGCTCGTCGGGCTGCTCCCCGCTGTGCTTCGTCAGGCCGACGAGGAACCGTCGGACGGCACCAGCCACGGCGGCTGGATGCTGCGGCGCGGCGACGGCAGTGCCATCGACCTGGCCCGTACGCTCGCCGCCCAGAACGTCCGCGACGGCGAGACGCTGCACCTGGTGCCGCGGCGCACCGAGTGGCCGGAGCTGACGTACGACGACCTGATGGAGGCCGTCGCCGACGGCGCCCGGCGGCGCGGCGTGACCTGGACTCCCTTCGCGACCCGGCTGACCGGCCTGATCGTGGCCGGGGTGCTGTTGCTGCTCGGCCTCGTCGTGATCGTCACCTCCAGCGAGCCCGGCTGGCTCGGTGGGGTGGTCGCCCTTGGCGCGGCCGGGATGCTGCTGATCTGCGGGATCGTGCTGTCCCGGGCGATGGCCGACTCCCTTGCCGGCGCCGTCGTCGCCGCCGCCGGCCTGCCCTACGCCTTCGTCGGCGGCGTGCTGGTGATCGGCACGGGCGAGTCCGTGTGGGCACTGGGCGCCCCGCACGTGCTGCTCGGGTCCGCCGTACTGCTGCTCTCCGGGCTGTTCGGTCTGCTCGGCGTGGGCGATGCGACGCGGGTCTTCGTAGCCGCCGTCTTCGTCGGGTGCTGGGGCATGGTGGGCGGGCTGCTCGCCCTCGGCACCATGGACGCCGCACAGGGCACCGCGATCGTGGTCGGCGCGGTGACTCTCCTGCTGCCGGCCATGCCGCTGCTCTCCGTCCGGCTCGGGAAGATGCCGATGCCGGCGTTGCCGCGTACCGCCGAGGACCTGCTGCGCGACGAGCCGCAGCCGAAGCGGGAGGTGGTCTACCAGGCCACCGCCCGTGCCGACGAGGTGTTCACCGGCATGATCTTCGGCTCGTTCGTCGTGGCCATCGGCTGCCTGGTCGTGCTCAGTGCGACCGGCACGCTCTCCGCGCTGCTGCTCGCCGGGATCATCTCGCTGGGCTACCTGCTGCGGGCCCGACTGGTGTCGACGGTCCGGCACCGGGTGCCGATGCTCGCCGTCGGTCTGGTTGGTCTCGGCCTGCTGCCGCTGGTCGGTGCAGCCGATGCGTCGACCGCGACCCGGGTGCTGGCCGTGCTGCCGGTGGCACTGGTCTCGGCCGCGATCTCGGCCGCCGCCGGGCTCGCCTACAGCCGGCGCGCCCCGTCGCCCCGGCTCGCCCGGCTCGGCGACATGCTCGACATCCTGCTCCAACTCGCCGTGGTGCCGGTGGCGTGCAGTGTCCTGGGGCTGTACGCGTTCATGCGCGCCATCAACGGCTGA
- a CDS encoding SUKH-3 domain-containing protein produces MISRDEALAIARGWAGERRPPVLDVTLFEFDLGYVACLAEPAAPAGNGPPVPPPATGYPRAVIDRDSGEVSQWPSLPWQLIAERYAQRQAAEGRFPPDVRYVLDEAGWFPGRDRTASVEHWMVRFADELAGLECPPAARAALVEFGGLQLPQFGRDGRLGGGFSSYLHPTEGGVVTEAARAFAEEYDNPVYPIGNNEDGPSELVADAQGRVFLLHWAEDFFVGADIDSAIVKLIRGDALAEAGDRDW; encoded by the coding sequence ATGATCAGTCGCGACGAGGCCCTGGCCATCGCCCGCGGGTGGGCCGGCGAGCGCCGGCCACCCGTGCTCGACGTGACGCTGTTCGAGTTCGACCTCGGCTACGTCGCCTGCCTGGCCGAACCGGCCGCACCAGCTGGCAACGGACCGCCAGTTCCGCCGCCGGCGACGGGATACCCGCGGGCAGTCATCGACCGGGATTCGGGTGAGGTGTCCCAGTGGCCTTCGCTGCCCTGGCAGCTGATCGCCGAGCGGTATGCGCAGCGCCAGGCCGCCGAGGGGCGCTTCCCGCCGGACGTGCGGTACGTGCTGGACGAGGCCGGATGGTTCCCGGGCCGCGACCGGACCGCGTCGGTCGAACACTGGATGGTCCGCTTCGCCGACGAGTTGGCCGGCCTGGAGTGCCCGCCCGCCGCCCGGGCCGCACTGGTCGAGTTCGGCGGCCTGCAGTTGCCGCAGTTCGGCCGGGACGGCAGGCTGGGCGGTGGTTTCTCCAGCTACCTCCACCCGACGGAGGGCGGGGTGGTGACCGAGGCGGCCCGGGCCTTCGCCGAGGAGTACGACAACCCGGTCTACCCGATCGGCAACAACGAGGACGGCCCGTCCGAACTCGTCGCCGACGCCCAGGGGCGGGTCTTCTTGCTGCACTGGGCCGAAGACTTCTTCGTCGGCGCCGACATCGACTCCGCCATCGTCAAGCTGATCCGTGGCGACGCGCTGGCCGAAGCCGGCGACCGCGACTGGTGA